Proteins encoded in a region of the Marinobacter arenosus genome:
- a CDS encoding pseudouridine synthase, which produces MADLILFNKPFRVLSQFTDDRRDPSKPVRATLADWIPVPGVYPAGRLDYDSEGLLLLTNEGSLQHRIASPSQKMPKTYWVQVEGRITDDALAQLEHGVRLKDGATAPARAARMDDPVVWDRTPPVRYRESVPTSWLELTITEGRNRQVRRMTAAVGFPTLRLIRYRIGDWTLDGLKPGQFRTVEVHIPEPGPRRKRPAATRKFGKSPRSARKR; this is translated from the coding sequence ATGGCCGATCTGATTCTTTTCAATAAACCTTTTCGAGTTCTGAGCCAGTTCACAGATGATCGCCGGGATCCGTCCAAGCCCGTCCGGGCAACGCTGGCTGATTGGATCCCGGTGCCCGGTGTCTATCCGGCGGGTAGACTGGATTACGATTCGGAAGGACTGTTGCTTCTGACCAATGAAGGTTCCCTGCAGCATCGCATTGCCTCCCCGTCCCAGAAGATGCCAAAAACCTATTGGGTGCAGGTGGAAGGCCGGATTACCGACGACGCGCTCGCCCAGCTGGAACACGGTGTCAGACTCAAAGATGGAGCAACGGCACCTGCCCGGGCAGCGAGGATGGACGACCCCGTCGTCTGGGACAGAACCCCACCGGTTCGATACCGGGAATCCGTTCCGACGAGTTGGCTGGAACTCACCATCACCGAGGGCCGCAATCGGCAGGTCCGGCGCATGACCGCCGCCGTTGGCTTCCCAACGCTCAGGCTCATTCGCTACCGTATAGGGGACTGGACGCTGGACGGTTTGAAACCCGGCCAGTTCCGAACCGTGGAGGTTCATATCCCCGAACCGGGACCACGCCGGAAGCGCCCCGCAGCGACCCGGAAATTTGGCAAATCACCAAGGAGCGCCAGAAAACGATGA
- the clpS gene encoding ATP-dependent Clp protease adapter ClpS: MRTIEDSLLVFNQGEDEQPGRQDDLSVAPEKPALKHPARYRVVLLNDDYTPMDFVVDVLMKFFGMNEEKATQVMLLVHTQGKAVCGVYTRDIAETKAAQVNQYSSECEHPLLCEIERAD; the protein is encoded by the coding sequence ATGCGGACTATCGAAGATTCTCTACTAGTATTTAATCAAGGGGAGGACGAACAACCGGGACGACAGGATGATCTCAGCGTTGCGCCCGAAAAACCCGCCCTGAAGCATCCGGCGAGGTATCGCGTGGTGCTACTGAACGACGATTACACGCCCATGGATTTTGTGGTGGACGTGTTGATGAAATTCTTCGGCATGAACGAAGAAAAGGCGACGCAGGTGATGCTGCTCGTCCATACGCAAGGAAAAGCCGTATGTGGGGTATATACCCGAGACATCGCAGAAACAAAGGCGGCACAGGTGAACCAGTATTCTTCGGAATGCGAACATCCGCTCCTTTGCGAGATTGAACGTGCGGACTGA
- a CDS encoding NUDIX hydrolase — protein MTWTPHATVAVIVEDQEGRYLVVEELSGGRVVFNQPAGHVEEDEAILDAVRRETLEETGWRVEPVHFLGVYTYKAPANGVTYYRFCYAARALERVTDKLDAGIIAAHWMHLEDIRQLGNQLRSPLVLECIEDYRNGRRYPLDVVVDTQT, from the coding sequence ATGACCTGGACCCCTCACGCCACCGTGGCCGTCATTGTTGAAGACCAGGAAGGCCGCTACCTGGTTGTTGAAGAGCTCAGCGGCGGCCGCGTTGTCTTCAACCAGCCGGCCGGTCATGTCGAAGAGGATGAGGCCATTCTGGACGCCGTCAGACGTGAAACCCTGGAGGAGACCGGCTGGCGCGTCGAACCCGTGCATTTCCTCGGAGTGTATACCTACAAGGCGCCGGCCAACGGTGTCACTTACTACCGGTTCTGCTATGCCGCCCGTGCGCTCGAGCGCGTCACCGATAAACTGGATGCGGGCATCATTGCCGCCCACTGGATGCACCTGGAGGACATTCGCCAACTGGGGAACCAACTTCGGAGCCCATTGGTCCTCGAGTGCATAGAAGATTACCGAAACGGGCGTCGCTATCCGCTGGATGTGGTGGTGGATACGCAGACGTAA
- the hflD gene encoding high frequency lysogenization protein HflD, giving the protein MSRTLNDQTLALAGVFQAANLVQQIAHNGQCSEASLETCIRSLFATDPASTLDVYGGDLADIREGLVTLSAVLSEQSKQQDIEVLRYVLNLIHLESKLNRRPDMLDVIGSRIDQARHTASHFGYTHGNLISNLASVYADTISTFRLRIQVSGNPTVLQQEENAAKVRALLLAGIRSAVLWRQTGGRRWQLIFARKKVIRHARELAEQANRPL; this is encoded by the coding sequence ATGAGCCGAACTCTCAATGATCAGACCCTCGCTCTCGCTGGCGTATTCCAGGCAGCCAATCTGGTCCAGCAAATCGCACATAACGGCCAATGCTCTGAGGCCAGCCTGGAAACCTGTATCCGTTCCCTGTTTGCCACCGATCCGGCGTCAACGCTGGACGTGTATGGTGGTGATCTGGCGGATATCCGGGAAGGTCTGGTCACGCTCTCAGCGGTTCTGAGTGAGCAGAGCAAGCAACAGGATATCGAAGTCCTCCGCTACGTCCTGAACCTCATTCACCTGGAGTCGAAGCTCAACCGGCGGCCGGACATGCTGGACGTCATCGGCAGCCGAATCGATCAGGCCCGGCACACGGCCAGTCATTTTGGCTACACCCATGGCAACCTGATCAGCAACCTGGCGTCGGTCTATGCTGACACCATCAGCACCTTCCGCTTGAGGATCCAGGTCAGTGGCAACCCCACGGTTCTCCAGCAGGAAGAGAACGCCGCCAAGGTTCGCGCCCTGCTGCTCGCGGGCATCCGTTCAGCCGTACTTTGGCGCCAGACTGGCGGCCGGCGGTGGCAACTGATCTTCGCCCGCAAAAAGGTCATTCGGCACGCCCGGGAGCTGGCAGAGCAAGCCAATCGTCCCCTGTAG
- a CDS encoding cupin domain-containing protein yields MDMLGGLTASEFLRDYWQKKPLVIRQAFPDLESPVSPEELAGLACEEAVESRIVIENDEGKPWQLHNGPFSPERFSQLPEHDWTLLVQGLDHWVPEVADLLEHFRFVPNWRLDDIMASFAPKGGSVGPHYDQYDVFLLQAQGRRRWTFGGHCDHTSPRVEGTPLRILSSWDGEETVTLAPGDMLYLPPGIGHHGVAENDCITLSVGFRAPTIDDVLTGFTDFLCSQSDASDHLNDPDLQVQDNPGTIQPAVIDKLDAVLREKLGDRRQLSLWFGQYATAPKNMDIVVPAEEPASVEEFAAAIHAGEQLRWNEGSRFAYYDFEDETALFVDGEQYLLKGDARPMAELLCAGARIDSERLARFADDEALLGLLCTLYNQGSVYFE; encoded by the coding sequence ATGGACATGCTTGGCGGACTGACGGCCTCCGAATTTCTGCGGGATTACTGGCAGAAGAAACCGCTGGTTATCCGCCAGGCCTTTCCGGACCTGGAATCCCCGGTCAGCCCGGAGGAGCTCGCCGGCCTCGCCTGCGAGGAAGCCGTCGAGTCCCGGATCGTCATCGAAAACGACGAAGGCAAACCCTGGCAGCTGCACAACGGCCCCTTCAGCCCGGAACGTTTCAGCCAGCTACCAGAGCATGACTGGACATTACTGGTTCAGGGCCTGGATCACTGGGTTCCGGAAGTCGCTGACTTGCTGGAGCATTTCCGCTTCGTCCCCAACTGGCGCCTCGATGACATCATGGCGAGTTTTGCGCCAAAGGGCGGCAGTGTCGGACCGCACTATGATCAGTACGATGTATTCCTGCTTCAGGCGCAGGGCCGTCGTCGCTGGACGTTTGGCGGCCACTGTGACCACACCTCGCCCCGGGTGGAGGGCACCCCGCTGCGAATCCTGAGCAGTTGGGATGGTGAAGAGACAGTCACCCTGGCCCCGGGGGACATGCTGTACCTGCCACCGGGAATTGGCCACCACGGGGTCGCCGAGAACGACTGCATCACGCTGTCCGTGGGATTCCGGGCCCCCACGATCGACGACGTCCTGACCGGGTTCACCGATTTTCTCTGTAGCCAATCCGATGCCAGCGATCACCTGAACGACCCGGATCTGCAGGTTCAGGACAATCCGGGAACCATTCAGCCAGCCGTGATCGACAAACTCGATGCCGTGCTGCGGGAAAAACTGGGCGATCGACGCCAGCTTTCCCTCTGGTTCGGCCAGTACGCCACCGCTCCCAAGAACATGGACATTGTGGTGCCGGCAGAGGAGCCAGCATCCGTTGAGGAGTTCGCTGCTGCCATCCATGCGGGCGAACAGCTTCGCTGGAACGAAGGCTCCCGCTTCGCCTATTACGATTTCGAGGACGAAACCGCGTTGTTCGTTGACGGTGAACAGTATCTCCTGAAAGGCGACGCCCGGCCCATGGCCGAACTCCTCTGCGCCGGCGCACGCATCGACTCAGAACGGCTTGCCCGATTTGCCGATGACGAGGCCCTGCTTGGGCTGCTCTGCACGTTGTATAATCAGGGTTCGGTCTACTTCGAATAG
- the mnmA gene encoding tRNA 2-thiouridine(34) synthase MnmA: protein MTHATETRPVANTRVIVGMSGGVDSSVAAWLLKEQGYQVEGLFMKNWDEDDGTEYCTAMTDLADAQAVADAIGIKLHTASFAAEYWDRVFEHFLSEYTAGRTPNPDILCNKEVKFRAFLDYAVTLGADFIATGHYTRQRPLDDGSGKALLLKGLDPNKDQSYFLHAVSGERIARTLFPVGELEKPEVRRIAEAQGFVTHDKKDSTGICFIGERKFTDFLKQYLPAQPGDIETPEGQVIGRHQGLMYHTIGQRQGLGIGGLSDFGDEPWYVAEKDLDRNVLIAVQGKHHPLLFSRGLVSGPIDWVAGEASATRFRCKAKTRYRQPDQDCEVQVLENGVKVVFDDAQRAVTPGQSVVFYEGEVCLGGGVIEETWRDGEALPARLATMPQQEAGA, encoded by the coding sequence ATGACACACGCAACCGAAACACGTCCCGTAGCAAACACCCGAGTGATCGTCGGCATGTCCGGCGGGGTGGACTCATCTGTCGCAGCCTGGCTGCTGAAGGAGCAGGGTTACCAGGTCGAAGGATTGTTCATGAAGAACTGGGACGAAGACGACGGTACCGAATACTGCACTGCCATGACCGACCTCGCGGACGCTCAGGCGGTTGCCGATGCCATTGGCATTAAGCTTCACACCGCAAGCTTCGCTGCCGAGTACTGGGATCGCGTGTTTGAACACTTCCTGTCCGAGTATACCGCCGGGCGGACGCCCAATCCTGACATCCTCTGCAATAAGGAGGTCAAGTTCCGGGCGTTCCTGGACTACGCGGTTACCCTGGGTGCCGATTTTATAGCCACCGGACACTACACACGCCAGCGGCCACTGGATGACGGCTCGGGCAAGGCCCTGCTTCTCAAGGGGCTCGATCCCAACAAGGACCAGAGCTACTTCCTGCATGCGGTATCCGGCGAACGCATCGCCCGAACCCTGTTTCCGGTCGGGGAACTGGAAAAGCCGGAAGTTCGGCGAATTGCCGAAGCCCAGGGCTTTGTCACCCACGACAAGAAAGATTCAACCGGCATCTGCTTCATCGGTGAGCGTAAGTTCACCGACTTCCTGAAGCAGTACCTGCCGGCCCAGCCCGGCGACATCGAAACGCCAGAGGGCCAGGTCATCGGCCGGCACCAAGGTCTGATGTACCACACCATCGGGCAGCGTCAGGGGCTTGGAATCGGCGGGCTCAGCGACTTCGGAGACGAGCCCTGGTATGTCGCTGAAAAGGACCTGGACAGAAACGTTCTGATCGCGGTGCAGGGCAAACATCATCCACTGCTGTTCTCCCGCGGGCTCGTGTCCGGCCCCATCGACTGGGTGGCGGGGGAAGCATCAGCCACTCGTTTCCGCTGCAAGGCCAAGACCCGCTATCGGCAACCGGATCAGGACTGCGAGGTCCAGGTGCTGGAGAACGGCGTCAAGGTGGTCTTTGACGATGCCCAAAGAGCCGTTACCCCGGGCCAGTCGGTGGTTTTCTACGAGGGTGAGGTCTGCCTGGGCGGTGGCGTGATCGAAGAAACCTGGCGCGATGGCGAAGCTCTGCCGGCGCGCCTGGCCACAATGCCACAACAGGAAGCCGGTGCATGA
- the purB gene encoding adenylosuccinate lyase, producing MELTALTAISPVDGRYGNKVSVFRDIFSEYGLIRNRVTVEIRWLQKLAAHPEIAEVPAFSAEANAFLDKLVSEFGLPDAERIKDIERTTNHDVKAVEYFIKEKIAEFPELHAVTEFVHFACTSEDINNLSHALMLREGLDHGLLPAMDKVIAKLGELAQAHAEQPMLSRTHGQTASPTTVGKELANVVHRLRRQLKQIRATELLGKINGAVGNYNAHLSAYPSIDWSANAREFIESLGLDWNPYTTQIEPHDYIAELYDAVARFNTILIDLDRDIWGYISLGYFKQKTVEGEVGSSTMPHKVNPIDFENSEGNLGIANALLGHLSAKLPISRWQRDLTDSTVLRNLGVGFAHSLIAYEATLKGLGKLEINPARLDEDLDHAWEVLAEPIQTVMRRYNIEKPYEKLKALTRGKAMTPELIKNFVETLDIPEAAKKELMALTPGSYIGNAIDQARNI from the coding sequence ATGGAACTCACCGCCCTGACCGCCATTTCCCCGGTCGATGGACGTTACGGCAATAAAGTCAGCGTCTTCCGAGACATATTCAGTGAATATGGCCTGATCAGGAACCGCGTGACCGTCGAGATTCGCTGGCTGCAGAAACTGGCGGCCCACCCGGAGATCGCTGAAGTGCCCGCATTTTCTGCCGAGGCGAACGCGTTCCTCGACAAACTGGTTAGCGAGTTCGGACTGCCGGATGCGGAACGCATCAAAGACATCGAGCGCACGACCAATCACGACGTGAAAGCGGTCGAGTACTTCATCAAAGAAAAGATTGCCGAGTTCCCGGAGCTGCACGCGGTCACCGAATTTGTGCATTTCGCCTGCACCTCCGAAGACATCAATAACCTCTCCCACGCTTTGATGCTGCGTGAAGGCCTCGACCATGGCCTGCTGCCGGCAATGGACAAGGTGATCGCGAAACTGGGCGAGCTGGCACAGGCGCACGCGGAGCAGCCCATGCTGTCCCGTACCCATGGCCAGACGGCCTCCCCGACCACGGTCGGCAAGGAACTGGCGAACGTGGTTCATCGCCTGCGCCGTCAGCTCAAGCAGATTCGCGCAACCGAGTTGCTGGGCAAGATCAATGGCGCGGTTGGCAATTACAACGCCCACCTTTCTGCCTACCCCAGCATTGACTGGTCCGCCAATGCCCGGGAGTTTATCGAAAGCCTGGGTCTGGACTGGAATCCGTACACCACCCAGATCGAGCCCCATGACTACATCGCCGAGCTTTACGATGCGGTGGCCCGCTTCAACACCATCCTGATTGATCTGGACCGCGACATCTGGGGCTACATTTCTCTGGGCTACTTCAAGCAGAAGACCGTGGAAGGTGAAGTGGGCTCCTCCACCATGCCTCACAAGGTCAATCCGATCGATTTCGAGAACTCCGAGGGCAATCTGGGCATTGCCAATGCACTGCTTGGCCACCTCTCCGCCAAGCTTCCGATTTCCCGCTGGCAGCGCGACCTGACCGACTCCACCGTACTGCGCAACCTCGGTGTTGGCTTCGCCCACAGCCTGATCGCCTACGAAGCCACCCTGAAAGGCCTGGGCAAACTGGAAATCAACCCTGCACGCCTTGACGAAGATCTTGACCATGCCTGGGAAGTGCTGGCGGAACCGATCCAGACGGTTATGCGTCGTTACAACATCGAAAAGCCCTACGAAAAGCTCAAGGCTTTGACCCGCGGCAAGGCAATGACGCCGGAATTGATCAAGAATTTCGTTGAGACCCTGGACATTCCCGAGGCTGCCAAGAAGGAGTTGATGGCGTTGACTCCGGGCAGCTACATTGGAAATGCCATCGATCAGGCACGCAACATCTGA
- a CDS encoding cold shock domain-containing protein has translation MPRGKVKWFNNAKGYGFIIEDGCSDDLFAHFSSVQMEGYKTLKAGQTVTFDKKPSDKGVHAINIVPDEQPQKQSPDGSGTSAEKKSDSDDSGRGDYPPRAANA, from the coding sequence ATGCCAAGAGGCAAGGTCAAGTGGTTCAACAATGCCAAAGGATACGGTTTCATTATTGAGGATGGCTGCAGCGATGACCTGTTTGCCCACTTTTCGTCGGTTCAGATGGAAGGATACAAAACTCTGAAAGCCGGCCAGACCGTCACCTTTGACAAAAAACCCAGCGACAAGGGCGTTCACGCGATCAACATCGTTCCCGACGAACAGCCCCAGAAACAATCCCCGGATGGCTCCGGGACGTCGGCCGAAAAAAAATCGGATTCCGACGACTCCGGTCGAGGTGACTACCCACCCCGTGCCGCGAACGCCTGA